The following proteins are co-located in the Syngnathus scovelli strain Florida chromosome 5, RoL_Ssco_1.2, whole genome shotgun sequence genome:
- the hemgn gene encoding hemogen isoform X1 yields MEETLQQEYEGQNEEDQGGIRRRLRDRELLKRKRAEAEQKETHQWVLGLESLGKRQKYDQRRSTKRRGRPKKTDGIAESSQVGDSQGPAVLVLPQPALGLDSLPTVASGSLETVSTWSPNPVLTPLPNVAVVSPPDLVPPPITAPPDVYPTAVLPDLAQDPATVSAQTSSTDLAQPPSAVLPDRSTAPDQALASDSVPLAPVQDLSTASAQSSFLDPDLVVSLTTVPLASTQAPVQYSAPDLVPASDVLIPTPSQATVAEVVEASTSAPQRVENLSTESQGKENLDLVLIEDLGPDQLENDVPPTQDKKAEEDGSQKLSNYEAE; encoded by the exons ATGGAGGAGACGTTGCAGCAAGAATATGAAGGCCAGAATGAAGAAGACCAAG GTGGAATCCGTCGGCGATTGCGAGATAGAGAACTTCTCAAGAGGAAAAGAGCCGAAGCTGAGCAGAAGGAAACTCACCAGTGGGTTTTGGG ATTGGAGAGCCTGGGGAAAAGACAGAAGTACGACCAGAGGAGAAGCACAAAGAGGAGGGGGAGGCCCAAGAAGACGGATGGCATAGCAGAAAGCTCCCAGGTTGGGGATTCCCAAGGTCCTGCTGTTTTGGTTCTTCCACAACCAGCGTTAGGATTGGACTCTCTACCCACTGTGGCCAGCGGCAGTCTGGAAACCGTCTCGACGTGGTCGCCCAACCCCGTCCTTACTCCACTTCCAAACGTAGCGGTCGTTTCACCTCCAGATCTTGTCCCGCCACCCATCACAGCTCCTCCAGATGTCTATCCCACTGCAGTTCTTCCAGATCTGGCCCAAGATCCGGCCACTGTTTCAGCTCAAACGTCATCTACAGATCTTGCTCAACCTCCCAGCGCTGTTCTTCCAGATCGGTCCACCGCTCCAGATCAGGCTTTAGCTTCAGATTCAGTTCCTCTCGCTCCTGTCCAGGATCTGTCTACAGCTTCGGCTCAGTCTTCTTTTCTCGATCCAGATCTCGTTGTATCTCTCACCACAGTTCCTCTAGCTTCTACCCAAGCACCAGTTCAATATTCAGCTCCAGATCTTGTTCCAGCTTCAGATGTTCTTATTCCCACTCCATCTCAAGCCACAGTTGCAGAGGTAGTTGAAGCTTCAACTTCTGCCCCTCAACGGGTGGAGAACCTGTCcacggagtcacaaggcaaggaGAACCTTGACCTGGTCCTTATTGAGGACCTTGGCCCCGACCAGCTGGAAAATGATGTGCCACCAACTCAGGACAAAAAAGCTGAAGAAG ATGGGAGCCAAAAGCTGTCAAATTATGAGGCAGAATAA
- the trmo gene encoding tRNA (adenine(37)-N6)-methyltransferase yields the protein MSKMAPVCDCCVEHVDKLKQQVSVMRKEIKNLRQMLESANRAHRKHLLSIESAVSKVGVGDLKKKQPPSSSPQTDLEHGKIQTLPIGYIHSCFSEKNGTPRQPTVCGSSRAELRLQHSVFNNPEHALLGLEQFSHIWVIFLFHKNGHLSHKAKVKPPRLNGERVGLYSTRSPHRPNALGLTLAKLDKIVGDTILLSDIDMIAGTPVLDIKPYIPDYDSPCNRKTIDWEPCQSNTDPAPVSPREPIQALLKDLEDGQFDDSPNLVDPFAMLEEAKAYLNNWDLPQVNYDCKRSSVDHRGTEQDQRPCYTEEASSTIAGWIREPPVTSLEVRFTPHAQRELAEFLPSIQSDPSDSDRPRFKFLRSSDEATAAIRGVLSADPRSVYRRTRCKDKLFFFTLDTADITCWFGPGFAEVLRVQPVQGPVGSM from the exons atGTCGAAAATGGCTCCTGTATGTGATTGCTGCGTCGAACATGTAGATAAATTGAAACAGCAGGTGTCTGTGATgcgaaaagaaatcaagaatCTTCG ACAGATGCTGGAATCTGCAAACAGAGCCCATCGCAAACATTTGCTTTCTATTGAGTCTGCTGTGTCCAAGGTTGGTGTCGGGgacttgaagaaaaaacaaccTCCATCTTCTTCACCCCAGACAGATTTAGAGCATG GAAAAATTCAAACCTTGCCAATTGGTTACATTCATTCCTGTTTCTCTGAGAAAAATGGGACACCCAGGCAGCCCACCGTCTGTGGCTCCTCAAGGGCGGAACTGCGACTGCAGCACAGTGTCTTCAATAACCCTGAACATGCCCTGCTCGGGCTGGAACAATTTTCTCATATCTG GGTTATTTTTCTCTTCCACAAAAACGGCCACTTGAGTCACAAAGCCAAAGTGAAACCCCCCAGGCTGAACGGCGAGAGGGTCGGCTTGTACTCGACTCGCAGTCCACACCGGCCCAACGCTTTAGGCCTGACTCTTGCAAAGCTGGACAAAATTGTTG GTGATACAATTCTTCTATCAGACATTGACATGATTGCAGGCACTCCTGTGCTGGATATTAAACCCTACATCCCTGACTAcgactccccttgcaataggaAGACCATAGACTGGGAACCTTGCCAGTCAAACACAGATCCCGCCCCTGTCTCGCCTCGTGAACCAATACAAGCACTGTTGAAGGATCTAGAAGATGGTCAATTTGATGATAGTCCAAATCTTGTGGACCCTTTTGCTATGCTAGAGGAAGCGAAGGCCTACTTGAACAATTGGGACCTCCCTCAGGTAAATTATGACTGCAAGCGCAGCTCTGTAGATCATCGGGGGACTGAGCAGGACCAGCGGCCGTGTTACACAgaggaggcttccagcaccatcGCTGGCTGGATCAGGGAGCCGCCAGTCACCAGCCTGGAGGTGCGCTTCACTCCTCACGCACAGAGAGAGTTGGCAGAATTCCTCCCCTCCATCCAATCAG ATCCCTCTGATAGCGATCGTCCGAGGTTCAAGTTTCTGCGTAGTTCAGACGAGGCTACCGCCGCCATCCGAGGGGTGCTGTCTGCAGACCCGAGGTCGGTCTACAGGAGAACAAGATGCAAAGACAAGCTTTTTTTCTTCACCCTGGACACTGCTGACATAACCTGCTGGTTTGGACCAGGCTTCGCAGAGGTGCTACGGGTTCAACCTGTTCAGGGCCCCGTTGGCTCCATGTAG
- the hemgn gene encoding melanoma-associated antigen E1 isoform X2 gives MEETLQQEYEGQNEEDQGGIRRRLRDRELLKRKRAEAEQKETHQLESLGKRQKYDQRRSTKRRGRPKKTDGIAESSQVGDSQGPAVLVLPQPALGLDSLPTVASGSLETVSTWSPNPVLTPLPNVAVVSPPDLVPPPITAPPDVYPTAVLPDLAQDPATVSAQTSSTDLAQPPSAVLPDRSTAPDQALASDSVPLAPVQDLSTASAQSSFLDPDLVVSLTTVPLASTQAPVQYSAPDLVPASDVLIPTPSQATVAEVVEASTSAPQRVENLSTESQGKENLDLVLIEDLGPDQLENDVPPTQDKKAEEDGSQKLSNYEAE, from the exons ATGGAGGAGACGTTGCAGCAAGAATATGAAGGCCAGAATGAAGAAGACCAAG GTGGAATCCGTCGGCGATTGCGAGATAGAGAACTTCTCAAGAGGAAAAGAGCCGAAGCTGAGCAGAAGGAAACTCACCA ATTGGAGAGCCTGGGGAAAAGACAGAAGTACGACCAGAGGAGAAGCACAAAGAGGAGGGGGAGGCCCAAGAAGACGGATGGCATAGCAGAAAGCTCCCAGGTTGGGGATTCCCAAGGTCCTGCTGTTTTGGTTCTTCCACAACCAGCGTTAGGATTGGACTCTCTACCCACTGTGGCCAGCGGCAGTCTGGAAACCGTCTCGACGTGGTCGCCCAACCCCGTCCTTACTCCACTTCCAAACGTAGCGGTCGTTTCACCTCCAGATCTTGTCCCGCCACCCATCACAGCTCCTCCAGATGTCTATCCCACTGCAGTTCTTCCAGATCTGGCCCAAGATCCGGCCACTGTTTCAGCTCAAACGTCATCTACAGATCTTGCTCAACCTCCCAGCGCTGTTCTTCCAGATCGGTCCACCGCTCCAGATCAGGCTTTAGCTTCAGATTCAGTTCCTCTCGCTCCTGTCCAGGATCTGTCTACAGCTTCGGCTCAGTCTTCTTTTCTCGATCCAGATCTCGTTGTATCTCTCACCACAGTTCCTCTAGCTTCTACCCAAGCACCAGTTCAATATTCAGCTCCAGATCTTGTTCCAGCTTCAGATGTTCTTATTCCCACTCCATCTCAAGCCACAGTTGCAGAGGTAGTTGAAGCTTCAACTTCTGCCCCTCAACGGGTGGAGAACCTGTCcacggagtcacaaggcaaggaGAACCTTGACCTGGTCCTTATTGAGGACCTTGGCCCCGACCAGCTGGAAAATGATGTGCCACCAACTCAGGACAAAAAAGCTGAAGAAG ATGGGAGCCAAAAGCTGTCAAATTATGAGGCAGAATAA